Proteins from one Nitrobacteraceae bacterium AZCC 2146 genomic window:
- a CDS encoding branched-chain amino acid transport system permease protein (product_source=KO:K01997; cog=COG0559; ko=KO:K01997; pfam=PF02653; superfamily=81324; transmembrane_helix_parts=Inside_1_12,TMhelix_13_35,Outside_36_56,TMhelix_57_79,Inside_80_91,TMhelix_92_114,Outside_115_137,TMhelix_138_160,Inside_161_185,TMhelix_186_208,Outside_209_217,TMhelix_218_240,Inside_241_244,TMhelix_245_267,Outside_268_281,TMhelix_282_304,Inside_305_315), which translates to MLELIVISTLNGVLFGMLLFLMASGLTVIFSMLGVLNFAHASFYMLGAFFGFQISRWVGFWPALVIAPLLAGAIGAGVERYGLRRVHRNGHVAELLFTFGLAFAIEEIVQIIWGKSPVDFRVPPLLDFPAFTIFSTNYPAFKMFMLLVSIVIFVSLLIVLKKTRIGLIVQAALTHPHMVGHLGHNVGRIFMLVFGVGTALAAVAGVIAGPALVTQSNMAGLLGPILFVVVVVGGLGSLPGAFAASLLIGLVQTFAVSMNGSLAGAFGPLSPAYAATWLSDIWNVTIAQIAPIMPYLLLVLILIFRPMGLLGTRDT; encoded by the coding sequence GTGCTTGAACTGATCGTCATCTCCACCCTCAACGGCGTGCTGTTCGGCATGCTGCTGTTCCTGATGGCGAGCGGGCTGACCGTGATCTTCAGCATGCTCGGCGTGCTCAACTTCGCGCATGCCAGCTTCTACATGCTGGGCGCGTTCTTTGGGTTCCAGATCAGCCGCTGGGTCGGATTCTGGCCCGCGCTAGTCATCGCGCCGCTGCTCGCCGGCGCCATTGGCGCCGGCGTCGAGCGCTACGGGCTGCGCCGGGTGCACAGGAACGGCCACGTCGCCGAACTGCTGTTCACCTTTGGGCTGGCGTTCGCCATCGAGGAAATCGTGCAGATCATCTGGGGCAAGAGCCCGGTGGACTTTCGCGTGCCGCCGCTGCTGGACTTCCCGGCGTTCACGATCTTCTCCACCAACTATCCGGCGTTCAAGATGTTCATGCTGCTGGTGTCGATCGTGATCTTCGTCAGCCTTCTCATCGTGCTGAAGAAGACGCGGATCGGCCTGATCGTGCAGGCGGCGCTGACCCATCCGCACATGGTCGGCCATCTCGGCCACAATGTCGGGCGCATCTTCATGCTGGTATTCGGCGTCGGCACCGCGCTCGCCGCCGTCGCCGGCGTGATCGCAGGTCCCGCGCTGGTGACGCAGTCCAACATGGCGGGGCTGCTCGGGCCGATCCTGTTCGTCGTCGTGGTGGTCGGCGGGCTGGGCTCGCTGCCCGGCGCCTTTGCGGCGTCGTTGCTGATCGGGCTGGTGCAGACCTTTGCGGTGTCCATGAACGGCTCGCTGGCCGGCGCCTTCGGGCCGCTCAGCCCGGCCTATGCGGCGACCTGGCTGTCCGACATCTGGAACGTGACCATCGCCCAGATCGCGCCGATCATGCCCTATCTGCTGCTGGTGCTGATCTTGATCTTCCGCCCGATGGGTCTCTTGGGAACACGCGACACATGA
- a CDS encoding branched-chain amino acid transport system substrate-binding protein (product_source=KO:K01999; cath_funfam=3.40.50.2300; cleavage_site_network=SignalP-noTM; cog=COG0683; ko=KO:K01999; pfam=PF13458; superfamily=53822): MRKFVMAAALTLPMLGTAMAQETVKIGYIDPLSGGGASVGEVGLKTFQFLADELNAKGGILGKKVEIVPLDNKTNPQESLIQAQKAIDAGVRYITQGNGSSVAGALSDFVTKFNDRNPGKEVLYFNYAAVDPVLTNDKCSFWHFRWDANSDIKMEALTNYMKDVPAIKKLYLINQDYSFGESVRTAAKKMLAAKRPDIQIVGDELHPLLKITDFAPYIAKIKSSGADSVVTGNWGQDFALLLKAAADAGLKVNWYTYYAAGTGGPTAIKQANLNHQVFQVGEGIPNLDHKPSQEFEKALRAKYDFSLFYPRAVNEMRMFAAAAEKAKSLDPVKVAAALEGMEFDVFDGGKGTMRKDDHQFFQPIYVSSLGDRTEKEPFDEEKTGWGWKLVAKIDTPQTVLPTTCKMDRP; the protein is encoded by the coding sequence ATGCGCAAGTTCGTAATGGCGGCTGCCTTGACATTGCCGATGCTCGGCACAGCGATGGCCCAGGAAACCGTCAAGATCGGCTATATCGATCCATTGTCCGGCGGCGGCGCCAGCGTCGGCGAAGTCGGCCTCAAGACATTCCAGTTCCTCGCCGATGAACTCAATGCGAAGGGCGGCATTCTCGGCAAAAAGGTCGAGATCGTCCCGCTCGACAACAAGACCAATCCGCAGGAAAGCCTGATCCAGGCGCAGAAGGCGATCGACGCCGGCGTGCGCTACATCACCCAGGGCAACGGATCCTCGGTTGCCGGCGCGCTGTCGGATTTCGTCACCAAGTTCAACGACCGTAATCCCGGCAAGGAAGTGCTGTACTTCAACTACGCCGCGGTCGATCCGGTGCTCACCAATGACAAGTGCAGCTTCTGGCATTTCCGCTGGGACGCCAATTCCGACATCAAGATGGAGGCGCTCACCAACTACATGAAGGACGTGCCGGCCATCAAGAAGCTCTATCTGATCAACCAGGACTATTCCTTCGGCGAATCCGTGCGCACCGCCGCGAAGAAGATGCTGGCAGCGAAGCGGCCGGATATCCAGATCGTCGGCGACGAGCTGCATCCGCTGCTCAAGATCACCGACTTCGCGCCGTATATTGCCAAGATCAAGTCGTCCGGCGCCGACAGTGTTGTGACCGGCAACTGGGGCCAGGATTTCGCGCTGCTGCTGAAGGCCGCCGCCGATGCCGGACTCAAGGTGAACTGGTACACATATTATGCCGCCGGCACTGGCGGGCCTACGGCGATCAAGCAGGCCAACCTCAACCATCAGGTGTTCCAGGTTGGCGAAGGCATCCCGAACCTCGATCACAAGCCGTCGCAGGAGTTCGAGAAGGCGCTGCGCGCGAAGTATGATTTCAGCCTGTTCTATCCGCGCGCCGTCAACGAGATGCGGATGTTCGCCGCCGCCGCCGAAAAGGCCAAATCGCTCGATCCGGTCAAGGTCGCCGCGGCGCTGGAAGGCATGGAGTTCGACGTGTTCGACGGCGGCAAGGGCACGATGCGCAAGGACGATCACCAGTTCTTCCAGCCGATCTACGTCTCCTCGCTCGGCGACCGCACCGAGAAGGAGCCGTTCGACGAGGAGAAGACCGGCTGGGGCTGGAAGCTGGTGGCCAAGATCGACACGCCACAGACCGTGCTGCCGACCACCTGCAAGATGGACCGGCCGTAA
- a CDS encoding crotonobetainyl-CoA:carnitine CoA-transferase CaiB-like acyl-CoA transferase (product_source=COG1804; cath_funfam=3.40.50.10540; cog=COG1804; pfam=PF02515; superfamily=89796), with protein sequence MPNLPLSELRVVEIGSGDTLGYCGKMFSDFGAEVVKIEPPGGDPARQFAPVVDAGDGRRESGYFAWLNTNKHSVIADLDRAEDIARIRALLADSDLLLDARPPSQIPTSLLTHDALRKEQPGLAITAISWFGEHGPYSNYEATDSVCRSLSGSVKLVGPLEGPPVLPRDGQVAVMAGLTAFIPSLAGMFGRGTGARRFAVSAHEAMLQISEFDTGLALEVGFTRPRMAINRFGRGYPVGNFPTKNGWLGITVVTPAQWAAFCAMLGLPELEHEPHYANSLDRTTHSAELLGIFQPILMHKTANEWFEKGIELRLPLAVVPDMEELLQQKFYRDRGAFAPVQIGTASFDAPVLPQYLTRSRPTPNGRAPFAGEHDGSALPTHNRLATRAATSDDALPLKGLRIIDLTMGWAGPSATRQMGDLGAEVIKVESCQYPDWFRGTDPRGPYHPERTYEKTYWFQQMNRNKRGITLNLTTETGRTLLKRLLADADAVIDNYAADVLPRLGLDPAAMRKINPRLVVVTMPAFGMSGPWSGVRAYGSTLEQACGLPSVTGREGDAPTMLHAALGDPFGGVSAAAALMIGFMHQKNTGEGQHIDLSAVEALLPLVAPSVIEQSATGKSGPRIGNRHPRFVPNGCFPCLGEDQWITLAVRSDDEWQALCAVMHRADLAADPALATAAGRRAEEDRIEVAIRHWTSTVRPDLAMVTLQAHGVPAGTARLPVDLAGDPHLLKVGHWQPAVRPFMGPHLLPSVAYREGDASMPYAIEHLAPTLGQHNEEVLRELVGISDDEIEALRAAGVIGTIAVSKKNQVAGA encoded by the coding sequence ATGCCAAACTTGCCTTTGTCGGAATTGCGCGTCGTGGAAATCGGATCCGGCGACACGCTGGGCTATTGTGGCAAGATGTTTTCCGATTTCGGCGCCGAGGTCGTCAAGATCGAGCCGCCGGGCGGCGATCCGGCGCGGCAGTTTGCGCCTGTTGTCGATGCCGGCGACGGCCGCCGCGAGAGCGGGTATTTTGCCTGGCTCAACACCAACAAGCACAGCGTGATTGCCGACCTCGATCGGGCCGAAGATATTGCAAGAATTCGCGCGCTGTTGGCCGACAGCGACCTGCTGCTCGATGCGCGGCCACCGTCTCAAATTCCAACATCGCTGCTGACGCACGACGCGTTGCGCAAGGAACAGCCCGGCCTTGCCATCACCGCGATCTCATGGTTCGGCGAGCACGGACCCTACAGCAACTACGAAGCAACGGATTCGGTGTGCCGCAGCCTGTCCGGCAGCGTCAAACTGGTCGGGCCGCTGGAAGGCCCGCCTGTGCTGCCACGCGACGGCCAGGTGGCTGTCATGGCTGGCCTCACCGCATTCATTCCGAGCCTTGCCGGGATGTTTGGACGCGGCACCGGCGCGCGGCGCTTCGCCGTCAGCGCCCATGAGGCGATGCTGCAGATCAGCGAGTTCGATACGGGCCTGGCGCTGGAGGTCGGCTTCACGCGACCGCGCATGGCCATCAACCGGTTCGGCCGCGGCTATCCGGTCGGCAACTTTCCCACCAAGAACGGCTGGCTCGGGATTACCGTGGTGACACCGGCGCAGTGGGCGGCATTCTGCGCGATGCTCGGCCTGCCCGAACTGGAACACGAACCGCATTACGCCAACAGCCTCGACCGCACCACGCATTCGGCGGAACTGCTCGGCATCTTCCAGCCGATCCTGATGCACAAGACCGCGAATGAGTGGTTCGAGAAAGGCATCGAACTGCGGCTTCCGCTCGCTGTCGTGCCGGACATGGAAGAATTGCTGCAGCAGAAATTCTATCGCGACCGCGGCGCCTTCGCGCCCGTGCAGATCGGCACCGCCTCGTTCGATGCGCCGGTGCTGCCGCAATATCTGACGCGGTCGCGGCCGACGCCGAACGGACGTGCGCCGTTCGCCGGCGAACATGATGGCAGCGCTTTGCCTACACACAACCGCCTCGCCACTCGCGCAGCGACATCCGACGATGCGCTGCCGCTGAAGGGGTTGCGCATCATCGATCTCACCATGGGCTGGGCCGGCCCTTCGGCGACGCGGCAGATGGGCGATCTCGGCGCCGAAGTGATCAAGGTCGAATCCTGCCAATATCCCGACTGGTTTCGCGGCACCGATCCGCGCGGGCCGTATCATCCCGAACGCACCTACGAGAAGACCTACTGGTTTCAGCAGATGAACCGCAACAAGCGCGGCATTACGCTGAACCTCACCACCGAAACAGGCCGGACGCTGCTGAAGCGGCTGCTCGCCGATGCGGACGCAGTGATCGACAACTACGCCGCCGACGTATTGCCGCGTCTCGGCCTCGATCCCGCGGCGATGCGGAAAATCAACCCGCGCCTCGTCGTGGTGACGATGCCGGCGTTCGGCATGTCGGGCCCCTGGAGCGGCGTGCGCGCCTATGGCTCGACGCTGGAGCAGGCCTGCGGCCTGCCCTCGGTGACCGGCCGCGAGGGCGATGCCCCGACCATGCTGCACGCGGCGCTCGGCGATCCCTTCGGCGGCGTCAGCGCTGCGGCGGCGCTGATGATCGGCTTCATGCACCAGAAGAACACCGGCGAAGGCCAGCACATCGATCTCAGCGCGGTCGAAGCCCTGCTGCCGCTGGTGGCCCCGTCGGTCATCGAGCAATCGGCTACCGGCAAATCAGGCCCGCGGATCGGCAACCGCCACCCGCGCTTCGTGCCGAACGGCTGCTTCCCCTGCCTAGGAGAAGACCAGTGGATCACGCTGGCGGTGCGCAGCGACGACGAGTGGCAGGCGCTGTGCGCGGTGATGCACCGTGCCGACCTTGCCGCCGATCCCGCGCTGGCGACGGCCGCAGGACGCCGCGCCGAGGAAGACCGCATCGAGGTCGCGATCCGGCACTGGACCTCGACCGTGCGGCCGGATCTGGCGATGGTAACACTGCAGGCGCATGGCGTGCCCGCCGGCACGGCGCGGCTGCCGGTGGACCTTGCCGGCGATCCGCATCTGCTCAAGGTCGGGCACTGGCAGCCGGCAGTGCGGCCCTTCATGGGTCCGCATTTGCTGCCGTCCGTGGCCTATCGCGAAGGCGACGCCAGCATGCCCTATGCCATCGAACATCTGGCGCCGACGCTCGGCCAGCACAACGAGGAAGTGCTGCGCGAACTGGTCGGGATTTCCGACGACGAGATCGAGGCACTGCGAGCAGCGGGTGTTATCGGCACGATCGCCGTATCGAAAAAAAACCAGGTTGCCGGCGCCTGA
- a CDS encoding uroporphyrinogen-III synthase (product_source=KO:K01719; cath_funfam=3.40.50.10090; cog=COG1587; ko=KO:K01719; pfam=PF02602; superfamily=69618), with protein sequence MADKLNGYRILILETREEAQFSRLLAEQGADVLQCPMFTIHDAPDPAPVEAWIGRFIDQPFDDLVLMTGEGLRRMMKVVRRLGVEPAFVAAVGKSRKFARGPKPGRALREIGLEPDITTETPTSEGVAAMLSALDLKGHRLGLQLYPEKDHSVLIGAIAACGAEVDTVLPYIYDAQAAETNIISAIEEMAAGRVDAIALTSSGQVRRLVDAAKAHGRDDQLRAALAKTPIASIGPVVSDELKAYGLQTDIYPANDAFFMKPLIAAMSLSLGKSAPRARAG encoded by the coding sequence ATGGCTGACAAGCTCAACGGTTATCGCATCCTGATCCTGGAAACCCGCGAGGAAGCGCAGTTCTCCCGGCTGCTCGCCGAACAGGGCGCGGATGTGCTGCAATGTCCGATGTTCACCATCCACGACGCGCCCGATCCGGCGCCGGTCGAGGCCTGGATCGGGCGCTTCATCGACCAGCCGTTCGACGATCTGGTGCTGATGACCGGCGAAGGCCTGCGCCGGATGATGAAGGTGGTCCGCCGCCTCGGCGTCGAACCGGCCTTCGTCGCCGCAGTCGGCAAATCCCGCAAATTCGCCCGCGGTCCGAAGCCTGGCCGCGCGCTGCGCGAGATCGGGCTGGAGCCGGATATCACGACGGAGACGCCGACCTCGGAAGGCGTCGCCGCGATGCTGTCGGCCCTCGACTTGAAAGGCCATCGGCTCGGGTTGCAGCTCTATCCGGAAAAAGACCACAGCGTGCTGATCGGCGCGATCGCGGCATGCGGCGCCGAGGTCGATACGGTGCTGCCTTACATCTACGACGCGCAGGCCGCGGAGACGAACATCATCTCCGCGATCGAGGAAATGGCCGCAGGCCGCGTCGATGCCATCGCGCTGACCAGTTCGGGCCAGGTGCGCCGCCTCGTCGATGCCGCGAAGGCCCATGGCCGCGACGATCAACTGCGCGCGGCACTGGCCAAGACGCCGATCGCGTCGATCGGCCCTGTGGTGTCGGACGAGTTGAAAGCCTACGGCCTGCAAACCGACATCTATCCCGCCAACGACGCCTTCTTCATGAAGCCGCTGATTGCGGCGATGTCGCTGTCGCTCGGCAAGTCCGCGCCGCGCGCCCGCGCCGGATGA
- a CDS encoding formyltetrahydrofolate deformylase (product_source=KO:K01433; cath_funfam=3.30.70.260,3.40.50.170; cog=COG0788; ko=KO:K01433; pfam=PF00551,PF01842; superfamily=53328,55021; tigrfam=TIGR00655): MPHHQFVLTLSCPDRPGIVSAVSTFLAHNGQNILDAQQFDDVETGHFFMRVVFNAADVHVELSALQTGFGAIAERFKMDWQMRDRETRRRVMLLVSKSDHCLVDILYRWRTGELEMIPTAIVSNHPRETYKNLDFGDIPFHYMPITKETKREQELAIWDLVEKTETDLVVLARYMQILSDEMTKKLSGRCINIHHSFLPGFKGARPYHQAHERGVKLIGATGHYVTSDLDEGPIIDQDVERISHRDTPEDLVRKGRDIERRVLARAMRYHLEDRVILNGKKTVVFVN; this comes from the coding sequence ATGCCCCATCACCAGTTCGTCCTGACCCTGTCCTGTCCCGACCGTCCCGGCATCGTCTCCGCGGTATCGACCTTCCTTGCCCATAACGGCCAGAACATCCTCGACGCCCAGCAGTTCGACGACGTCGAGACCGGTCATTTCTTCATGCGGGTCGTTTTCAACGCCGCCGATGTCCATGTCGAGCTGTCGGCGCTGCAGACCGGCTTCGGCGCCATCGCCGAGCGCTTCAAGATGGACTGGCAGATGCGCGACCGCGAAACCCGCCGCCGCGTGATGCTGCTGGTGTCGAAATCCGATCACTGCCTGGTCGACATCCTGTATCGCTGGCGCACCGGCGAGCTGGAAATGATCCCCACCGCGATCGTCTCCAACCATCCGCGCGAGACCTACAAGAACCTCGATTTCGGCGACATCCCGTTCCACTACATGCCGATCACCAAGGAGACCAAGCGCGAGCAGGAACTGGCGATCTGGGATCTGGTCGAAAAGACCGAGACCGATCTCGTGGTACTGGCGCGCTACATGCAGATCCTGTCGGACGAGATGACCAAAAAGCTGTCCGGTCGCTGCATCAACATCCACCACTCGTTCCTGCCGGGCTTCAAGGGCGCGCGGCCCTATCACCAGGCCCATGAGCGCGGCGTCAAGCTGATCGGCGCCACCGGGCACTACGTCACCAGCGATCTCGACGAAGGCCCGATCATCGACCAGGACGTCGAGCGCATCAGCCACCGCGACACGCCCGAGGACCTGGTCCGCAAGGGCCGTGACATCGAACGCCGCGTGCTGGCCCGCGCCATGCGCTATCACCTCGAGGACCGCGTCATCCTCAACGGCAAGAAGACCGTGGTGTTTGTGAACTAA
- a CDS encoding hypothetical protein (product_source=Hypo-rule applied; transmembrane_helix_parts=Inside_1_6,TMhelix_7_29,Outside_30_90), translated as MPVPRRVPALIGLVLMASSLGGCGSISSFLAGGMGDLIPAWAGGLPADAPPRPGTPGYDEYVKHREEKQLQPTAKGGPDPATSPSAEAIH; from the coding sequence ATGCCCGTTCCTCGCCGCGTACCCGCTCTGATCGGCCTTGTGCTGATGGCCTCCAGCCTCGGCGGCTGCGGCTCCATCAGCTCGTTCCTCGCCGGCGGCATGGGCGATCTGATTCCGGCCTGGGCCGGCGGATTGCCGGCCGACGCCCCGCCGCGCCCGGGCACACCGGGCTACGACGAGTACGTGAAGCATCGCGAGGAAAAGCAGCTGCAGCCCACCGCGAAGGGCGGCCCGGACCCGGCGACCTCGCCGTCAGCGGAAGCGATCCACTAG
- a CDS encoding DNA-binding MarR family transcriptional regulator (product_source=COG1846; cath_funfam=1.10.10.10; cog=COG1846; pfam=PF01047; smart=SM00347; superfamily=46785) encodes MSKPVINHGRYVPALINFLGNKLAAGASSAYRREFGVGVTEWRILSLLAVENPCTAQQICQFFDLDKGLVSRTTRSLVDNGSVTVTEQAGDNKRVITLTKAGRALHDRIIELALDRERVLLDCLDKKEVDVLIDLLRRLLAQTPAVNAVQARKVGAARRKKTA; translated from the coding sequence ATGTCGAAGCCGGTCATTAACCACGGACGATATGTCCCAGCTCTGATAAACTTTCTCGGCAACAAACTAGCCGCTGGAGCGTCGAGCGCATACCGCCGTGAGTTCGGCGTGGGCGTGACCGAGTGGCGCATCCTTTCACTGCTTGCCGTCGAAAACCCTTGCACTGCACAACAGATTTGCCAGTTTTTCGATCTCGACAAAGGTCTGGTCAGCCGGACGACTAGATCGCTGGTCGACAACGGCAGCGTGACGGTCACCGAACAAGCCGGCGACAACAAGCGGGTGATCACGCTCACCAAAGCCGGCCGGGCGCTCCATGATCGGATCATCGAGCTCGCGCTCGACCGCGAGCGCGTGCTGCTCGACTGCCTCGACAAAAAGGAAGTCGACGTCCTGATCGATCTGCTGCGCCGCCTGCTGGCACAAACGCCTGCGGTGAATGCGGTGCAAGCCCGGAAGGTCGGTGCAGCTCGGCGAAAGAAAACCGCTTGA
- a CDS encoding branched-chain amino acid transport system substrate-binding protein (product_source=KO:K01999; cath_funfam=1.20.5.710,3.40.50.2300; cleavage_site_network=SignalP-noTM; cog=COG0683; ko=KO:K01999; pfam=PF13458; superfamily=53822): MLRNFISATLAAGVLSWGATAQAQEAVKIGLILPMTGGQASTGKQIDNAIKLYMQKFGDTVAGKKIEIILKDDAALPDNTKRLAQELIVNDKVNIIAGFGVTPAALAAAPLATQAKVPEVVMAAGTSIITERSPYIVRTSFTLAQSSTIIGDWAAKNGIKKVATLTSDYAPGNDALQFFKEHFVAGGGEVVEEVKVPLANPDFAPFLQRMKDSKPDAVFVFVPAGQGGNFMKQYAERGLDKSGIKVIGPGDVMDDDLLNNMGDAALGAVTAHLYSAAHPSAMNKEFVTTYKKAFGTRPGFMAVSGYDGIHLIYEALKKTGGKADGDSLIAAMKGMAWESPRGPISIDPDTRDIVQNIYIRKVEKVDGELYNVEFSTFKDVKDSGKTKK; this comes from the coding sequence ATGCTGAGGAATTTTATTTCCGCGACGCTGGCTGCTGGCGTGTTGTCGTGGGGCGCCACGGCGCAGGCGCAGGAAGCCGTCAAGATCGGCCTGATCCTGCCGATGACCGGCGGCCAGGCCTCGACCGGCAAGCAGATCGACAATGCGATCAAGCTCTACATGCAGAAGTTTGGCGACACCGTCGCCGGCAAGAAGATCGAGATCATCCTCAAGGATGACGCCGCCTTGCCCGACAATACCAAGCGCCTCGCGCAGGAACTGATCGTCAACGACAAGGTCAACATCATCGCCGGTTTCGGCGTGACCCCGGCGGCGCTCGCTGCGGCGCCGCTCGCCACCCAGGCCAAAGTGCCCGAAGTCGTGATGGCCGCGGGCACCTCGATCATCACCGAGCGTTCGCCCTACATCGTACGCACCAGCTTCACGCTGGCGCAGTCCTCCACCATCATCGGCGACTGGGCCGCCAAGAACGGCATCAAGAAGGTCGCGACGCTGACCTCCGACTACGCGCCCGGCAACGATGCGCTGCAGTTCTTCAAGGAGCACTTCGTCGCCGGCGGCGGCGAGGTCGTCGAGGAGGTCAAGGTACCGCTGGCGAATCCGGACTTCGCGCCGTTTCTGCAGCGTATGAAGGATTCCAAGCCCGACGCGGTGTTCGTGTTCGTGCCGGCCGGACAGGGCGGCAACTTCATGAAGCAATATGCCGAGCGCGGTCTCGACAAGTCCGGTATCAAGGTGATCGGACCCGGCGACGTGATGGACGACGACCTGCTCAACAATATGGGCGATGCAGCGCTGGGCGCTGTCACCGCGCATCTGTATTCGGCGGCGCATCCGTCCGCGATGAACAAGGAGTTCGTCACGACCTACAAGAAGGCGTTCGGCACCCGCCCGGGCTTCATGGCGGTGAGCGGCTATGACGGCATCCACCTGATCTACGAAGCGCTGAAGAAGACCGGTGGCAAGGCCGATGGCGATTCGCTGATCGCGGCGATGAAGGGCATGGCCTGGGAGAGCCCGCGCGGCCCGATCTCGATCGACCCGGACACCCGCGACATCGTGCAGAACATCTATATCCGCAAGGTCGAGAAGGTCGACGGTGAACTCTACAACGTCGAATTCTCGACCTTCAAAGACGTCAAGGATTCCGGCAAGACGAAGAAGTAA